In a single window of the Nicotiana tomentosiformis chromosome 10, ASM39032v3, whole genome shotgun sequence genome:
- the LOC104112783 gene encoding rust resistance kinase Lr10-like codes for MGICLFDQWPVGGFNMTFTSFVCFLLICYLVQTKGRSDSTCPKSFSCGNLTDLSFPFTLSTQSDCGFLSMSGCNAKPFPRIQLLPGGDWYYALEKHNSSVLLGDPKLQMTLRQRDCEAFNKNFSLPNSPSISFTTLSLQNIFKCNSTNHNITKKMKYHYEMYDGCDGFTIYYKIDNEDILAGNLPANCSLIKLPFDKLSNDGDLFNLLGPEFLVEWKLSDDCYQCHYSGGQCQTDITNKFLCHTDVSNITAAGTSKRGHLRTSWFIVATGTFFSCIGLLVLLFYFREKILWYKYLKFWESNAEDHQNIETFLMNYGSYAPKRYSYSEVKRITGHFKNKLGQGGCGNVYKGRLHNGKHVAVKLANGKGSAEVFINEVASISKTSHVNIVSLVGFCFEGRRRALVYEFMPNGSLEKFIYEERSNRVRQLSWPILYKIALGIARGLEYLHRGCTTRILHFDIKPHNILLDDDFCPKISDFGLAKLCMKKESVVSMLGARGTIGYIAPEIVCRNLGGVSHKSDVYSYGMMVLEMVGGRKNVDVEVDRTSEIYFPHWLYRRIELDEELQLIGIMNESEKECARKMVLVSLWCLQTDPSNRPSMTKVVEMLEGNQDYLKIPPKPYLYPASRSEVDSSVVEPTQSLFVDMSANILYEI; via the exons ATGGGAATTTGTTTGTTTGATCAGTGGCCAGTGGGAGGATTTAATATGACTTTCACTTCTTTTGTATGCTTTCTTCTGATCTGTTACTTAGTTCAGACAAAGGGCAGAAGTGATTCAACTTGTCCAAAGTCATTTTCATGTGGAAATCTTACTGACCTGAGCTTTCCTTTCACTCTTTCCACACAATCTGACTGTGGATTTCTTTCCATGTCTGGTTGTAATGCTAAACCATTTCCAAGAATCCAACTGCTTCCTGGAGGAGATTGGTACTATGCTTTAGAGAAGCATAATTCATCAGTTTTGCTTGGCGACCCGAAGCTTCAAATGACGTTGAGGCAACGCGATTGCGAGGCTTTTAACAAGAATTTCTCCCTTCCAAACTCTCCTTCTATTTCTTTCACTACTCTTTCACTTCAAAATATCTTCAAATGTAACAGTACCAATCATAATATTACGAAGAAGATGAAATATCATTATGAAATGTATGATGGATGTGATGGCTTCACCATATACTACAAGATTGATAATGAAGACATTTTAGCAGGCAATCTTCCTGCTAACTGTTCACTTATCAAATTGCCATTTGACAAGTTATCAAATGATGGTGATTTGTTCAACTTGTTAGGTCCTGAATTTCTAGTAGAATGGAAGCTGTCTGATGACTGTTACCAATGTCACTATAGTGGAGGTCAATGCCAGACTGATATTACCAACAAATTTCTTTGTCACACAG ATGTTAGCAATATAACAGCGGCAGGTACATCAAAAAGGGGTCATCTCCGGACATCCTGGTTCATTGTAGCCACAG GTACATTCTTCTCTTGTATTGGACTGTTGGTTTTACTCTTCTACTTCAGAGAAAAGATTTTGTGGTACAAATACCTAAAATTTTGGGAATCTAATGCTGAGGATCACCAAAATATCGAAACATTTCTAATGAATTATGGGTCATATGCTCCAAAGAGATACAGCTATTCAGAAGTCAAAAGAATCACCGGTCACTTCAAAAACAAACTAGGCCAAGGAGGATGTGGTAATGTATACAAAGGAAGATTGCATAACGGGAAGCATGTGGCAGTGAAGCTTGCGAATGGAAAAGGCAGTGCTGAAGTATTCATTAACGAGGTTGCAAGTATTAGCAAGACATCACATGTTAACATCGTGAGCCTTGTGGGATTTTGTTTTGAGGGTCGCAGAAGAGCTCTCGTTTATGAATTCATGCCAAATGGATCTCTTGAAAAGTTTATCTATGAGGAAAGATCCAACAGAGTTCGCCAATTGAGTTGGCCAATATTATACAAAATTGCACTAGGCATTGCTCGTGGATTAGAGTACTTGCATCGTGGTTGTACCACTCGGATTTTGCATTTTGATATAAAGCCTCACAATATCCTGCTTGATGACGATTTTTGTCCTAAGATTTCCGACTTTGGACTTGCCAAACTTTGCATGAAAAAGGAGAGCGTTGTGTCAATGTTAGGTGCACGAGGGACTATTGGTTATATAGCTCCGGAAATAGTTTGCAGAAACTTAGGAGGTGTCTCTCACAAGTCTGATGTCTATAGCTACGGAATGATGGTGCTAGAGATGGTTGGAGGAAGAAAAAATGTTGATGTTGAAGTTGACCGTACAAGTGAAATCTACTTCCCACACTGGCTCTATCGACGAATTGAACTAGACGAAGAGCTCCAACTAATCGGGATAATGAATGAATCGGAGAAAGAATGCGCAAGAAAGATGGTGTTAGTGAGTTTATGGTGTTTACAGACTGATCCCTCAAATCGACCATCTATGACTAAAGTTGTGGAAATGTTAGAAGGGAACCAAGACTATTTGAAAATACCTCCCAAGCCTTACTTATATCCTGCCTCAAGATCAGAGGTAGATTCATCAGTAGTAGAACCGACCCAATCTTTATTTGTTGATATGTCAGCTAATATTTTGTATGAAATTTAA